The Streptomyces sp. NBC_01268 genome window below encodes:
- a CDS encoding DUF2252 domain-containing protein, whose translation MTTPSERAERGRAARKRVPRSSHGQWIPSSQRPDPLGVLERQSVDRVPELVPIRYGRMAASPFAFLRGAAAVMAADLAAQRHTGLTVQLCGDAHLLNFGVYASPERTLLFDVNDFDETLPGPFEWDVKRLAASIAVAALQNGTSKAKAHRAAQVSAEGYRTAMRRLAGLAELEVWYERISAEDVAGLIRGADRKRLEDRIARARRRTSLQAFGKLTEKDATGRHIVEDPPLLERVTDVDRVTLGKIFSDYRSSLSEERRLLLDRFHFVDAARKVVGVGSVGTRCFILLLEGRDDTDPLFLQIKEAVPSVLEQYLTPSVFSHQGRRVVCGQRLTQAASDIFLGWMTGPEQRHFYWRQLRDMKGSAEVETMTPVMLREYARLCGWALARAHARSGDRIAIAAYLGSSDVFDRGIADFALRYTAQNADDYAALSAGIAAGVVTAAPGV comes from the coding sequence ATGACGACACCCTCCGAACGGGCCGAGAGGGGACGCGCGGCACGCAAGCGCGTCCCCCGCTCCTCGCACGGGCAGTGGATACCCTCCTCGCAGCGCCCGGACCCACTGGGCGTCCTGGAGCGCCAGTCCGTCGACCGGGTCCCCGAGCTCGTCCCGATCCGCTACGGCCGCATGGCCGCGTCCCCCTTCGCCTTCCTGCGCGGCGCGGCCGCCGTCATGGCCGCCGACCTCGCCGCCCAGCGCCACACCGGACTGACCGTCCAGCTCTGCGGCGACGCCCACCTCCTCAACTTCGGGGTGTACGCCTCACCCGAACGGACGCTCCTGTTCGACGTGAACGACTTCGACGAGACGCTGCCCGGCCCCTTCGAATGGGACGTCAAACGCCTCGCCGCCTCCATCGCCGTCGCGGCCCTCCAGAACGGCACCTCCAAGGCCAAGGCCCACCGCGCCGCCCAGGTCTCCGCCGAGGGCTACCGCACCGCGATGCGCCGCCTCGCCGGCCTCGCCGAACTCGAGGTCTGGTACGAGCGGATCTCCGCCGAGGACGTCGCCGGACTCATCCGCGGCGCCGACCGCAAGCGCCTGGAGGACCGGATCGCCCGCGCCCGGCGCCGCACCAGCCTCCAGGCCTTCGGCAAGCTCACCGAGAAGGACGCCACCGGCCGGCACATCGTCGAGGACCCGCCGCTCCTCGAACGGGTCACCGACGTCGACCGGGTCACCCTCGGGAAGATCTTCAGCGACTACCGCAGCTCGCTCAGCGAGGAACGCCGGCTGCTCCTCGACCGCTTCCACTTCGTCGACGCGGCCCGCAAGGTCGTCGGCGTCGGCAGCGTCGGCACCCGCTGCTTCATCCTGCTCCTGGAAGGCCGCGACGACACCGACCCGCTCTTCCTCCAGATCAAGGAGGCCGTCCCGTCGGTCCTGGAGCAGTACCTCACCCCCAGCGTCTTCAGCCACCAGGGCCGCCGGGTGGTCTGCGGCCAGCGGCTCACCCAGGCCGCCAGCGACATCTTCCTCGGCTGGATGACCGGACCCGAGCAACGCCACTTCTACTGGCGCCAGTTGCGCGACATGAAGGGATCGGCCGAGGTCGAGACCATGACCCCGGTCATGCTCCGCGAGTACGCCCGCCTGTGCGGCTGGGCCCTCGCCCGCGCCCACGCCCGCTCCGGCGACCGCATCGCCATCGCCGCGTACCTCGGCTCCTCCGACGTCTTCGACCGGGGCATCGCCGACTTCGCCCTGCGCTACACGGCGCAGAACGCCGACGACTACGCGGCGCTGAGCGCGGGCATCGCCGCGGGCGTGGTGACGGCGGCGCCGGGGGTGTGA
- a CDS encoding NADPH-dependent 2,4-dienoyl-CoA reductase gives MAPTQTTPYPHLLSPLDLGFTTLPNRVLMGSMHVGLEEAEHGFERMAAFYAERARGGVGLIVTGGIAPNEAGRPWDGGAKLTTAEEVAEHRLITDAVHEAGGRIAMQILHFGRYAYHPGLVAPSPLKAPISPFAPNELTDAEVEQTVEDYVRCAELAKEAGYDGVEVMGSEGYLINEFIAAATNQRTDRWGGSYENRVRFPLEIVRRIRERVGAEFILVYRLSMLDLIPGGSTLDEVVALAKEIEAAGATIINTGIGWHEARIPTIATSVPRGAYTWVTKRLMGAVSVPLVTSNRINTPEVAEEILAGGRADMVSMARPFLADPDFVAKAAADRAETINTCIGCNQACLDHTFSLKITSCLVNPRACHETELVLSPTRLAKRIAVVGAGPAGLACAVSAAERGHAVTLYDGAGEIGGQLNVAKRVPGKEEFDETLRYFRVQLAERGVEVRLNTFVEASDLEGYDEVVVATGVTPRTPEIEGVDHPSVVGYLDVLRHGAPVGERVAILGAGGIGFDVAEFLTDGGEGASQDPETYFRQWGVDTSYASRGGLRTPERPRPPRQVHLLQRKTTKVGAGLGKTTGWIHRTELKHRGVTMVAGASYTRIDDEGLHLTIDGEAKVLPVDTVVLCTGQEPRRGLYEELVAAGRAAHLIGGADVAAELDAKRAIDQGTRLAAAL, from the coding sequence ATGGCCCCGACCCAGACCACCCCGTACCCGCACCTGCTGAGCCCGCTGGACCTCGGGTTCACCACCCTGCCCAACCGGGTGCTGATGGGATCCATGCACGTCGGCCTGGAGGAGGCCGAGCACGGATTCGAGCGCATGGCCGCCTTCTACGCCGAGCGCGCCCGCGGCGGCGTGGGCCTGATCGTCACGGGCGGCATCGCCCCGAACGAGGCCGGACGCCCCTGGGACGGCGGCGCCAAGCTGACCACCGCCGAGGAGGTCGCCGAGCACCGCCTGATCACGGACGCCGTGCACGAGGCGGGCGGCCGGATCGCGATGCAGATCCTCCACTTCGGCCGCTACGCCTACCACCCCGGTCTGGTCGCCCCGAGCCCCCTGAAGGCCCCGATCAGCCCGTTCGCGCCGAACGAGCTGACGGACGCCGAGGTCGAGCAGACCGTCGAGGACTACGTGCGCTGCGCGGAGCTCGCGAAGGAGGCGGGGTACGACGGCGTCGAGGTGATGGGCTCCGAGGGCTACCTGATCAACGAGTTCATCGCGGCGGCCACCAACCAGCGCACCGACCGCTGGGGCGGCTCGTACGAGAACCGGGTCCGTTTCCCGCTGGAGATCGTGCGCCGCATCCGCGAGCGCGTCGGCGCGGAGTTCATCCTCGTCTACCGCCTCTCGATGCTGGACCTGATCCCCGGCGGCTCGACCCTCGACGAGGTGGTCGCGCTCGCCAAGGAGATCGAGGCCGCCGGCGCCACGATCATCAACACGGGCATCGGCTGGCACGAGGCGCGCATCCCGACCATCGCGACGTCGGTGCCGCGCGGCGCCTACACGTGGGTGACGAAGCGCCTGATGGGGGCGGTCTCGGTGCCGCTGGTGACGAGCAACCGCATCAACACGCCCGAGGTGGCGGAGGAGATCCTGGCCGGGGGCCGCGCCGACATGGTGTCGATGGCCCGCCCGTTCCTGGCCGACCCGGACTTCGTGGCGAAGGCCGCGGCGGACCGCGCGGAGACCATCAACACCTGCATCGGCTGCAACCAGGCCTGCCTGGACCACACGTTCAGCCTCAAGATCACCTCGTGCCTGGTGAACCCGCGCGCCTGCCACGAGACGGAGCTGGTCCTCTCCCCGACCCGCCTGGCCAAGCGGATCGCCGTGGTCGGCGCGGGCCCGGCGGGCCTCGCCTGCGCGGTGTCGGCGGCGGAGCGCGGCCACGCCGTGACGCTCTACGACGGCGCCGGGGAGATCGGCGGCCAGCTGAACGTCGCGAAGCGCGTCCCGGGCAAGGAGGAGTTCGACGAGACCCTGCGCTACTTCCGCGTGCAGCTCGCCGAGCGCGGCGTCGAGGTCCGTCTGAACACCTTCGTCGAGGCGTCGGACCTGGAGGGGTACGACGAGGTCGTCGTCGCGACCGGTGTCACGCCCCGCACTCCGGAGATCGAGGGCGTCGACCACCCGAGCGTGGTGGGCTACCTGGACGTGCTGCGTCACGGCGCGCCCGTCGGGGAGCGGGTGGCGATCCTGGGCGCGGGCGGCATCGGTTTCGACGTGGCGGAGTTCCTGACGGACGGCGGGGAGGGCGCGAGCCAGGACCCGGAGACGTACTTCCGACAGTGGGGCGTCGACACCTCGTACGCGTCGCGCGGCGGTCTGCGCACCCCGGAGCGGCCCCGCCCGCCGCGCCAGGTGCACCTGCTCCAGCGCAAGACGACGAAGGTCGGCGCGGGCCTGGGCAAGACGACGGGCTGGATCCACCGCACGGAGCTGAAGCACCGGGGCGTGACGATGGTGGCGGGCGCGTCGTACACGCGGATCGACGACGAGGGCCTGCACCTGACGATCGACGGCGAGGCGAAGGTCCTGCCCGTCGACACGGTGGTGCTGTGCACGGGCCAGGAGCCGCGCCGCGGACTGTACGAGGAGCTGGTCGCGGCCGGCCGCGCGGCGCACCTGATCGGCGGGGCGGACGTCGCGGCCGAGCTCGACGCGAAGCGGGCGATCGACCAGGGCACGCGGCTCGCGGCCGCGCTGTGA
- a CDS encoding PTS-dependent dihydroxyacetone kinase phosphotransferase subunit DhaM produces the protein MSGRVGIVLVSHSAAVARSVAELARGLAGGGDTAPIVPAGGTPDGGLGTSSELIAEAAKAADGGAGVALLVDLGSAVLTVKALLAEGDELPEGARLVDAPFVEGAVAALVTASTGADLDAVTAAASEAYAYRKE, from the coding sequence ATGAGCGGACGCGTGGGAATCGTCCTGGTCTCGCACAGCGCGGCGGTGGCCAGGTCGGTGGCGGAGCTCGCCCGGGGCCTGGCGGGCGGGGGTGACACGGCACCGATCGTGCCCGCCGGCGGCACCCCGGACGGCGGCCTGGGCACCAGCTCGGAGCTGATCGCCGAGGCGGCGAAGGCCGCGGACGGCGGCGCCGGGGTGGCCCTCCTGGTCGACCTGGGCAGCGCGGTCCTCACGGTGAAGGCCCTGCTGGCCGAGGGCGACGAGCTGCCCGAGGGCGCCCGCCTGGTGGACGCCCCGTTCGTGGAGGGCGCGGTGGCCGCACTGGTGACGGCGAGCACCGGAGCCGATCTGGACGCGGTGACGGCGGCGGCATCGGAGGCGTACGCGTACCGCAAGGAGTGA
- a CDS encoding amino acid permease, with product MSRTAPTDAIRKPPPAKDDEEARLRELGYQPVLARRMGGFGNFAISFSVISILSGCMTLYGFGMGTGGPAVMLWGWAGVGLFVLCVGLALAEVTSAYPTSGALYYMADRLGGRRWGWYTGWLNLLGLLGAIAGIDYGAALFTGAFLNLQWGIVPTPGSTFLIFLVILLLHAVLNLYGVRLVSVLNSISVWWHLGGVAVIVGALALVPDHHQSASFVFTEFVNDTGWTNPLYVAAIGLLLAQYTFSGYDASAHLSEETANASVTAAKGIVRSIWASWIAGFALLAGLTFAIQDYAGTQNSATGVPPAQILLDALGAGGAKALLLVVIVAQLFCGNAEVAAASRMVFAFSRDNALPGSALWRRVSSRTQTPVPAVWLSVVVAALLALPSLYSATAYGAVTAINVIGITPAYAIPILLRLRAGRNFVPGPWSLGRWSRPIGWIAVIWVACVTVLFCLPQKSPVTVDSMNYAVIALAVVLVLASVWWYVARRSYGTPSAYGNAKEEAEIAEGIV from the coding sequence ATGTCCCGCACCGCCCCCACCGACGCGATACGCAAGCCACCTCCGGCCAAGGACGACGAGGAGGCGCGGCTCAGAGAGCTCGGCTACCAGCCGGTCCTCGCCCGCCGGATGGGCGGCTTCGGCAACTTCGCCATCAGCTTCTCGGTCATCTCCATCCTCTCCGGCTGCATGACCCTCTACGGCTTCGGCATGGGCACCGGCGGCCCCGCCGTCATGCTCTGGGGCTGGGCGGGCGTCGGGCTCTTCGTGCTGTGCGTCGGCCTCGCCCTCGCCGAGGTCACCAGCGCCTACCCGACCTCGGGCGCGCTCTACTACATGGCCGACCGGCTCGGCGGACGCCGCTGGGGCTGGTACACCGGCTGGCTCAACCTCCTCGGCCTGCTCGGCGCCATCGCCGGCATCGACTACGGCGCCGCCCTGTTCACCGGCGCCTTCCTCAACCTCCAGTGGGGCATCGTCCCCACGCCCGGGTCGACCTTCCTGATCTTCCTGGTGATCCTGCTGCTGCACGCCGTGCTCAACCTCTACGGCGTCCGCCTGGTCAGCGTGCTCAACTCGATCAGCGTCTGGTGGCACCTCGGCGGCGTCGCCGTCATCGTGGGCGCGCTCGCCCTCGTCCCCGACCACCACCAGTCCGCCTCGTTCGTCTTCACCGAGTTCGTGAACGACACCGGCTGGACCAACCCGCTCTACGTCGCCGCGATCGGTCTGCTCCTCGCCCAGTACACCTTCTCCGGGTACGACGCCTCCGCCCATCTCTCGGAGGAGACCGCGAACGCCTCGGTGACCGCCGCCAAGGGCATCGTCCGCTCCATCTGGGCCTCCTGGATCGCCGGCTTCGCCCTCCTCGCCGGACTCACCTTCGCCATCCAGGACTACGCGGGCACGCAGAACAGCGCCACCGGCGTGCCGCCCGCCCAGATCCTCCTGGACGCGCTGGGCGCCGGCGGCGCCAAGGCCCTGCTGCTCGTCGTGATCGTGGCCCAGCTCTTCTGCGGCAACGCCGAGGTCGCCGCCGCCAGCCGCATGGTCTTCGCGTTCAGCCGCGACAACGCCCTGCCGGGCTCCGCGCTCTGGCGCCGGGTCAGCAGCCGCACCCAGACCCCGGTGCCGGCCGTCTGGCTCTCCGTCGTGGTGGCCGCGTTGCTCGCCCTGCCGTCGCTGTACTCCGCCACCGCGTACGGGGCCGTGACCGCCATCAACGTCATCGGCATCACCCCCGCCTACGCCATCCCGATCCTCCTGCGGCTGCGGGCCGGCCGGAACTTCGTCCCCGGACCCTGGAGCCTGGGCCGCTGGAGCCGGCCGATCGGCTGGATCGCGGTGATCTGGGTGGCCTGCGTGACCGTGCTCTTCTGCCTGCCGCAGAAGTCCCCGGTGACGGTCGACAGCATGAACTACGCCGTGATCGCGCTGGCCGTCGTGCTCGTCCTCGCCAGCGTCTGGTGGTACGTCGCGCGCCGCTCGTACGGGACGCCGTCGGCGTACGGCAACGCGAAGGAGGAGGCGGAGATCGCGGAGGGCATCGTCTGA
- the dhaL gene encoding dihydroxyacetone kinase subunit DhaL, whose translation MDDIDHDAAFFRSWLEKAAQAVDREADRLTELDSAIGDADHGVNLKRGFAAVTATLDKEEPATPGAVLVAAGRQLISTVGGASGPLYGTLLRRTGKALGDADRVSRAALAEALRTGVAAVSQLGGAQVGDKTMLDALVPAAEALGTSFEAAREAAEAGALATVPLRARKGRASYLGERSVGHQDPGATSSALLIGALAEVAA comes from the coding sequence ATGGACGACATCGACCACGACGCCGCGTTCTTCCGGAGCTGGCTGGAGAAGGCGGCTCAGGCCGTGGACCGTGAGGCGGACCGGCTGACCGAGCTGGACTCGGCGATCGGCGACGCCGACCACGGGGTCAACCTCAAGCGCGGCTTCGCGGCCGTCACCGCGACCCTGGACAAGGAGGAACCGGCCACGCCGGGGGCGGTGCTCGTGGCGGCCGGGCGACAGCTGATCTCCACGGTCGGCGGCGCGTCGGGCCCGCTGTACGGGACGCTGCTCCGGCGTACGGGCAAGGCGCTGGGCGACGCGGATCGGGTCTCCCGCGCCGCCCTCGCGGAGGCACTGCGCACGGGAGTGGCCGCCGTGTCCCAGCTGGGCGGGGCGCAGGTGGGCGACAAGACGATGCTGGACGCGCTCGTCCCGGCGGCCGAGGCGCTCGGCACCTCGTTCGAGGCGGCCCGGGAGGCCGCGGAGGCGGGCGCGCTGGCGACCGTACCGCTGCGCGCGCGCAAGGGCAGGGCGAGCTACCTGGGTGAACGTTCGGTAGGGCACCAGGACCCGGGGGCGACCTCGTCGGCGCTCCTCATCGGCGCACTCGCGGAGGTGGCGGCATGA
- a CDS encoding PadR family transcriptional regulator, with protein sequence MSLPHAILTALLEKPSSGLELTRRFDRSIGYFWSSTHQQIYRELGRLEQAGYIRALPSAVPARGQKKEYEVLPAGRAELAGWVDTPEDPKPLRSALLLRMRAAAVVGGAGLREELERHLGLHRAQLAEYLAIEAKDFPPERRTTEPDRLRHLVLRGGIDLERFWVEWLTRALTEPAASRDDER encoded by the coding sequence ATGTCCCTCCCGCACGCGATCCTGACGGCGCTGCTCGAGAAGCCCTCGTCGGGCCTCGAACTGACGCGCCGCTTCGACCGGTCGATCGGCTATTTCTGGTCGTCCACCCATCAGCAGATCTACCGCGAGCTGGGAAGGCTGGAGCAGGCGGGGTACATCCGCGCCCTGCCCTCCGCCGTTCCGGCGCGGGGGCAGAAGAAGGAGTACGAGGTGCTGCCGGCGGGCCGTGCGGAGCTCGCCGGCTGGGTGGACACCCCGGAGGACCCGAAGCCGCTGCGTTCGGCGCTGCTGCTGCGGATGCGGGCGGCGGCCGTGGTGGGCGGCGCCGGGCTGCGGGAGGAGCTGGAGCGCCATCTGGGCCTGCACCGGGCCCAGTTGGCGGAGTACCTGGCGATCGAGGCGAAGGACTTCCCGCCGGAGCGCCGCACCACGGAACCGGACCGGCTGCGGCACCTGGTCCTGCGGGGCGGCATCGACCTGGAGCGCTTCTGGGTCGAGTGGCTGACCCGGGCGCTGACGGAGCCGGCCGCTTCGCGCGACGACGAGCGGTGA
- a CDS encoding zinc ribbon domain-containing protein — translation MPLEEVVAGVPCPACGTPNAPDRRFCRRCAAPLTPTVAPAALPWWRTVWPFRRRVRTGSGRAVRFLTVLVVVLALCAAALLLLPAGRDLVEDTRDKLGKAKPVTPTGVRASAEVRGHPAADATDGLSNRYWGAPGAGASVTYTFAKPFRLVDVIVTNGASSAPEQYALQGRALRIEMEAKTKDGGTVHTSLALSDKPGPQTFPTGISDVTTVRLVLDSPAGLAGGRHLALAEVEFFQRG, via the coding sequence GTGCCGCTGGAGGAGGTGGTGGCCGGGGTGCCGTGCCCGGCCTGTGGGACGCCGAACGCACCGGACCGGCGTTTCTGCCGCCGGTGCGCGGCGCCGCTGACGCCGACCGTGGCACCGGCGGCGCTGCCGTGGTGGCGTACGGTCTGGCCGTTCCGCCGCAGGGTGCGGACGGGCTCGGGCCGGGCGGTGCGCTTCCTGACGGTCCTGGTCGTGGTTCTGGCGCTGTGCGCGGCGGCGCTCCTGCTCCTCCCGGCCGGCCGGGACCTGGTCGAGGACACGCGGGACAAGCTGGGCAAGGCGAAGCCGGTGACGCCCACCGGCGTACGGGCGAGTGCGGAGGTGCGGGGGCACCCGGCGGCCGACGCGACCGACGGACTCAGCAACCGCTACTGGGGGGCGCCCGGCGCGGGGGCCTCGGTGACGTACACGTTCGCCAAGCCGTTCCGGCTGGTGGACGTGATCGTGACGAACGGGGCGTCGTCGGCCCCGGAGCAGTACGCGCTCCAGGGCCGAGCGCTGCGCATCGAGATGGAGGCGAAGACGAAGGACGGCGGGACCGTCCACACGTCACTCGCTCTCAGCGACAAGCCCGGGCCGCAGACCTTCCCCACCGGCATCAGCGACGTGACGACGGTCAGACTGGTCCTGGACTCGCCCGCGGGTCTCGCGGGGGGCCGCCATCTGGCCCTGGCGGAGGTGGAGTTCTTCCAGCGGGGCTGA
- the dhaK gene encoding dihydroxyacetone kinase subunit DhaK: MRMLINVPETVVADALRGIAAAHPELNVDVENRVVVRRDAPVAGKVALVSGGGSGHEPLHAGFVGPGMLAAACPGEVFTSPVPDQMVRAAAAVDSGAGVLFVVKNYTGDVLNFEMAAELAEDEGVLIAKVLVDDDVAVTDSLYTAGRRGTGATLFVEKIAGAAAEEGAPLARVEAIGRRVNERSRSFGVALSACTTPAKGSPTFDLPEGELELGIGIHGEPGRERRPMMTSREIADYAVDVVLEDLRPKGPVLALVNGMGATPLLELYGFNAEVQRVLGERGVAVARTLVGNYVTSLDMAGCSVTLCEADEELLRLWDAPVQTAALRWGR; this comes from the coding sequence TTGAGGATGTTGATCAATGTTCCGGAGACCGTGGTAGCGGACGCGCTGCGCGGGATCGCCGCAGCGCACCCGGAGCTGAACGTCGATGTGGAGAACCGGGTCGTGGTGCGGCGGGACGCGCCGGTGGCCGGGAAGGTGGCGCTGGTGTCGGGAGGCGGTTCGGGGCACGAGCCGCTGCACGCCGGGTTCGTGGGGCCGGGGATGCTCGCGGCGGCGTGTCCGGGCGAGGTGTTCACCTCGCCGGTGCCGGACCAGATGGTACGGGCGGCGGCCGCGGTCGACAGCGGCGCGGGGGTGCTGTTCGTCGTCAAGAACTACACGGGTGACGTCCTGAACTTCGAGATGGCCGCGGAGCTCGCCGAGGACGAGGGCGTGCTGATCGCGAAGGTGCTGGTCGACGACGACGTGGCGGTGACCGACAGCCTGTACACGGCGGGGCGGCGGGGCACCGGGGCGACGCTGTTCGTGGAGAAGATCGCCGGGGCGGCGGCCGAGGAGGGTGCGCCGCTGGCGCGGGTCGAGGCGATCGGGCGCCGGGTGAACGAGCGGTCGCGCAGCTTCGGGGTGGCGCTCAGCGCGTGCACGACCCCGGCGAAGGGCTCGCCGACCTTCGATCTCCCCGAGGGTGAGCTGGAGTTGGGCATCGGGATCCACGGGGAGCCGGGCCGCGAGCGCCGTCCGATGATGACCTCGCGCGAGATCGCGGACTACGCCGTCGATGTCGTCCTGGAGGACCTGCGGCCGAAGGGCCCGGTGCTCGCGCTGGTGAACGGGATGGGCGCGACACCGCTCCTGGAGCTGTACGGGTTCAACGCGGAGGTGCAGCGTGTGCTCGGCGAGCGCGGCGTGGCGGTGGCCCGCACGCTGGTCGGCAACTACGTCACGTCGCTCGACATGGCGGGCTGCTCGGTGACGCTGTGCGAGGCGGACGAGGAACTGCTGCGCCTGTGGGACGCGCCGGTGCAGACGGCCGCCCTGCGCTGGGGCCGGTGA
- a CDS encoding NAD(P)/FAD-dependent oxidoreductase: MADELGHRRTRHAVVIGGSLAGLLAARVLSEHAERVTVVERDRYPEGPEARPGVPQGRHLHVLIEGGQRALDELLPGFMDELHGLGAPKVGVPRDMIQWQNGQWYVRTEATAHFYTGPRPQLEWLVRQRVLADPRIELIEGTETVGLLGDAARVRGVRVRERGAGADKEPRALEADLVVDASGRSTRAPDWLAAIGAEAPHEETLDTGLAYGTRVYRAPAEDASTDALGYYVVPNPGQVYGGVVLPLGDGRHLVTLSGLRGDEPPSDEALFEEYARKLPHPVVSDWIAKAEPLSPVYGFRKTSNIRRRYDRPGRRPAGFLATGDALCAFNPIYGQGMAVAALTAVALRKALADSRRTPTTRRVQRALLDASKQAWDISAGADKKMPGATGDAARSGAADKVTGWYLRRVQDRASGNPVVGTPFRAALTLTAPLTGLFAPAVAREVLFGPVPRTPDAPPLLRSGDEGR; this comes from the coding sequence ATGGCCGACGAGTTGGGTCACCGCAGGACACGTCACGCGGTGGTCATCGGGGGAAGCCTCGCGGGGTTGCTGGCCGCGCGGGTGCTCAGCGAACACGCGGAGCGCGTCACGGTCGTCGAGCGCGACCGCTACCCGGAGGGGCCGGAGGCACGGCCCGGCGTTCCGCAGGGCCGGCACCTGCACGTGCTGATCGAGGGAGGGCAGCGGGCGCTCGACGAGCTGCTGCCGGGCTTCATGGACGAGCTGCACGGGCTCGGAGCGCCGAAGGTGGGCGTGCCGCGGGACATGATCCAGTGGCAGAACGGCCAGTGGTACGTGCGCACGGAGGCGACGGCGCACTTCTACACCGGCCCCCGGCCGCAGCTGGAGTGGCTGGTGCGGCAGCGAGTTCTGGCCGATCCCCGGATCGAGCTGATCGAAGGCACCGAGACGGTGGGGCTGCTCGGGGACGCGGCGCGGGTGCGCGGCGTGAGGGTGCGCGAGCGGGGCGCGGGCGCGGACAAGGAGCCGCGCGCGCTGGAGGCCGATCTGGTCGTGGACGCGTCGGGCCGCTCGACGCGGGCGCCGGACTGGCTGGCGGCGATCGGCGCGGAGGCCCCGCACGAGGAGACCCTGGACACGGGTCTCGCGTACGGCACGCGGGTCTACCGGGCGCCCGCGGAGGACGCGTCGACGGATGCCCTCGGTTACTACGTGGTGCCCAATCCGGGCCAGGTGTACGGCGGTGTGGTGCTGCCGCTCGGCGACGGGCGGCACCTGGTCACGCTCTCCGGTCTGCGCGGCGACGAACCGCCGTCGGACGAGGCCCTGTTCGAGGAGTACGCGCGGAAGCTGCCGCACCCGGTGGTGAGCGACTGGATCGCGAAGGCGGAGCCGCTGTCGCCGGTGTACGGCTTCCGGAAGACGTCCAACATCCGCCGTCGGTACGACCGTCCGGGCCGCCGTCCGGCCGGTTTCCTCGCGACGGGCGACGCGCTGTGCGCGTTCAACCCGATCTACGGGCAGGGCATGGCGGTCGCGGCGCTCACCGCGGTCGCGCTGCGCAAGGCCCTGGCGGACTCCCGGCGCACGCCGACCACGCGTCGGGTGCAGCGGGCCCTGTTGGACGCCTCGAAGCAGGCGTGGGACATCTCGGCGGGTGCCGACAAGAAGATGCCGGGCGCGACCGGTGACGCGGCCAGGTCGGGCGCCGCCGACAAGGTGACGGGCTGGTACCTGCGCCGGGTGCAGGACCGCGCCTCGGGCAACCCGGTGGTGGGTACGCCGTTCCGGGCGGCGCTGACGCTGACGGCCCCGCTGACGGGCCTGTTCGCGCCGGCGGTGGCCCGCGAGGTGCTGTTCGGCCCGGTGCCGCGCACTCCGGACGCGCCGCCGCTGCTCCGCAGCGGGGACGAAGGGCGCTGA
- a CDS encoding GntR family transcriptional regulator, whose protein sequence is MAEPVSEPGPRAALPLYLRVAAVLRDDLIQRRISPGTRLPSERHLAHRFHVNRQTVRGALQLLRDERLVVTDRRGTFAAEHDQRGPSPTAPRRSFPGGPRAADALVRAALAWEAPPVALAARLSLAPGEPTLVHRHAVLAPSGVSLQRSVSWFSRPALTEIPQLGRYRRVADRYRQQPDLRLLYHWMHHAGLRTTHRESVGVPQDPGGHPADRAADGAARLSVHRVVSDQHGHALEVTDIDVAARTGSWTYEFSG, encoded by the coding sequence ATGGCCGAGCCCGTTTCCGAGCCCGGACCGAGGGCGGCGCTTCCGCTCTACCTCCGGGTCGCCGCAGTACTGCGGGACGACCTCATCCAGCGGCGCATCTCCCCCGGCACCCGGCTGCCGTCCGAGCGCCACCTCGCCCACCGCTTCCACGTCAACCGCCAGACCGTCCGCGGCGCGCTCCAGCTGCTGCGCGACGAGCGGCTCGTGGTCACCGACCGGCGGGGCACCTTCGCCGCCGAGCACGACCAGCGCGGCCCGTCGCCGACGGCGCCGCGGCGCTCCTTCCCGGGCGGCCCCCGGGCGGCCGACGCCCTGGTGCGCGCCGCGCTCGCCTGGGAGGCCCCGCCGGTGGCGCTCGCCGCGCGGCTCTCGCTCGCGCCCGGGGAGCCGACGCTGGTGCACCGGCACGCGGTCCTGGCACCCTCCGGGGTCTCGCTGCAGCGGTCGGTGTCCTGGTTCTCCCGGCCCGCCCTGACGGAGATCCCTCAGCTGGGCCGCTACCGGCGGGTCGCCGACCGCTACCGGCAGCAGCCGGATCTGCGGCTGCTCTACCACTGGATGCACCACGCGGGGCTGCGCACCACCCACCGGGAGTCGGTCGGGGTGCCGCAGGACCCGGGCGGCCACCCGGCGGACCGGGCGGCCGACGGCGCGGCCCGGCTGAGCGTCCACCGGGTCGTGAGCGACCAGCACGGCCATGCCCTGGAGGTCACGGACATCGATGTCGCGGCCCGGACCGGCTCCTGGACCTACGAGTTCAGCGGCTGA